A window from Triticum aestivum cultivar Chinese Spring chromosome 6D, IWGSC CS RefSeq v2.1, whole genome shotgun sequence encodes these proteins:
- the LOC123143129 gene encoding histone H2A.1-like — protein sequence MAGRKGGDRKKAVTRSVKAGLQFPVGRIGRYLKKGRYAQRVGSGAPVYLAAVLEYLAAEVLELAGNAAKDNKKTRIIPRHLLLAVRNDQELGRLLAGVTIAHGGVIPNINSVLLPKKSPAAAEKEAKSPKKKTSTKSPKKKTAATKE from the exons ATGGCCGGAAGGAAGGGTGGCGACAGGAAGAAGGCCGTGACCCGGTCCGTCAAGGCCGGGCTCCAGTTCCCCGTCGGCCGCATCGGGCGCTACCTCAAGAAGGGCCGTTACGCGCAGCGCGTCGGCTCCGGCGCCCCCGTCTACCTCGCCGCCGTCCTCGAGTACCTCGCCGCCGAG GTCCTGGAGCTCGCAGGCAACGCGGCCAAGGACAACAAGAAGACCCGCATCATCCCCCGCCACCTGCTGCTCGCCGTCCGCAACGACCAGGAGCTCGGCAGGCTGCTCGCCGGCGTCACCATCGCGCACGGCGGCGTGATCCCCAACATCAACTCcgtgctgctccccaagaagtcccccgccgccgccgagaaggaggccaagtcGCCCAAGAAGAAGACCTCCACCAAGTCCCCCAAGAAGAAGACCGCCGCCACCAAGGAGTAG